From one Leifsonia soli genomic stretch:
- a CDS encoding amino acid permease, whose translation MTATSEPKKATSGHTRADGTPAPGPDHVKPHPFASVAHKPAIGSPGTTATKFMSITQLAMLTVVAVASLRSLPAMAGYGLGSVTLFIIPAIFFLIPVALVAAELATGWKGGVFTWVRMAFGERWGFQAIWLQWVQNVVWYPTQIAFIAASLAFVFLDPNLANSGLYTAIVILVIYWFSTFITLRGGNLFAKVGSWSGLAGTIFPGLLLIVFGAIWLGSGQPSQTPLEASAIIPPFTGIASIVLIVSNVLAYAGMEVNAVHANDLKSPGKGYPKTVLIASILILGIFIFPTVAIAVAVPSSELGLTTGINLAFQTYFDTWGMAWATPLISLLIALGAFASVVTWIAGPSRGLLAAARSGYLPPFLQRRNKAGVQVGILNVQGIVVTLLAALFIFVPNINTAFILLVDMAAALYLIMYMMMFAAAMRLRRTQPGVTRTYRTPAMGLIATIGFLACLAAFALGFVPPSGFAAGAPGWAYPALVAAIVILLGVPPLIFYAARRPGWDQRSAAEKATFDDVLVNPSTTAPPASSAPAPSTPPAPSTPPPPSATP comes from the coding sequence ATGACTGCAACCAGCGAGCCCAAGAAGGCGACCTCGGGGCACACCCGAGCCGACGGCACGCCGGCGCCCGGGCCCGATCACGTCAAGCCGCACCCCTTCGCCTCGGTGGCGCACAAGCCGGCGATCGGGTCGCCAGGGACGACGGCGACCAAGTTCATGAGCATCACCCAGCTGGCCATGCTCACCGTCGTCGCCGTCGCCTCCCTGCGCAGCCTCCCCGCCATGGCCGGGTACGGCCTGGGCTCGGTGACGCTGTTCATCATCCCGGCGATCTTCTTCCTGATCCCGGTGGCGCTCGTCGCGGCGGAACTCGCCACCGGCTGGAAGGGCGGCGTCTTCACCTGGGTGCGGATGGCCTTCGGCGAGCGCTGGGGGTTCCAGGCGATCTGGCTGCAATGGGTGCAGAACGTCGTCTGGTATCCGACGCAGATCGCGTTCATCGCAGCGTCGCTGGCGTTCGTGTTCCTCGACCCGAACCTGGCGAACTCCGGCCTCTACACCGCCATCGTGATCCTCGTCATCTACTGGTTCTCGACGTTCATCACGCTGCGCGGCGGCAACCTCTTCGCGAAGGTCGGATCGTGGTCGGGCCTGGCGGGAACGATCTTCCCTGGCCTCCTGCTGATCGTGTTCGGCGCGATCTGGCTCGGGTCGGGCCAGCCCAGCCAGACGCCGCTCGAGGCGTCGGCGATCATCCCGCCGTTCACCGGCATCGCCTCGATCGTGCTGATCGTGTCGAACGTGCTGGCCTACGCGGGCATGGAGGTCAACGCCGTCCACGCGAACGATTTGAAGAGCCCCGGGAAGGGGTACCCGAAGACGGTGCTCATCGCATCGATCCTCATCCTCGGGATCTTCATCTTCCCGACCGTCGCAATCGCGGTCGCGGTGCCGTCGTCCGAGCTCGGGCTCACCACCGGCATCAACCTGGCGTTCCAGACCTACTTCGACACCTGGGGGATGGCCTGGGCGACCCCGCTGATCTCCCTGCTGATCGCGCTCGGGGCGTTCGCCTCGGTGGTCACCTGGATCGCCGGGCCGTCGCGCGGCCTGCTCGCCGCTGCCCGCTCGGGCTACCTGCCGCCGTTCCTGCAGCGCCGCAACAAGGCGGGCGTGCAGGTCGGCATCCTGAACGTGCAGGGGATCGTGGTCACCCTGCTCGCCGCGCTGTTCATCTTCGTCCCCAACATCAACACGGCGTTCATCCTGCTGGTCGACATGGCGGCGGCGCTCTACCTGATCATGTACATGATGATGTTCGCGGCGGCCATGCGGCTCCGCCGAACCCAGCCCGGCGTCACGCGCACCTACCGCACTCCAGCGATGGGCCTGATCGCGACGATCGGCTTCCTCGCCTGCCTCGCGGCGTTCGCCCTCGGCTTCGTGCCGCCCTCGGGCTTCGCGGCGGGCGCACCGGGATGGGCGTACCCGGCCCTGGTCGCGGCGATCGTCATCCTGCTGGGCGTTCCCCCGCTGATCTTCTATGCGGCCAGACGTCCCGGATGGGACCAGCGGTCGGCGGCGGAGAAGGCGACGTTCGACGACGTGCTGGTGAACCCGAGCACCACCGCGCCGCCGGCATCGTCGGCTCCGGCGCCGTCC
- a CDS encoding glutamate decarboxylase — translation MTMSESKKRAAASHLPTTAYTGISDRTQLNPIFARPGEDTDLPVDRIPDNESLPETAYQIVHDESMLDGNARLNLATFVGTWMDDHAARLYSESADKNMIDKDEYPQTAAIETRCWKMIAGLWNAPDPEKAIGTSTIGSSEACMLGGLALKRRWQQARRAEGKPTDKPNLVLSSAVQVCWEKFCNYWDVEARYVPISLDHKVLDGYELEKYVDENTIGVVAIMGVTYTGMYEPVAQISEALDRIQADTGLDIKIHVDGASGGMIAPFLQPELSWDFRVDRVVSISTSAHKYGLVYPGLGWVVWRTVEDLPADLVFDVTYLGGHMPTFALNFSRPGAQVLLQYYLFLRLGFDGYYRVQKASQDVALYLSGEIATMPAFELWNDGSDIPVFAWQLKKGHTENWNLYHLSERLRLKGWLIPAYPMPDDLSDLTVQRIVVRNGLSRNLAESLIGDIREAVEYLDQLEGPMPTEGQTASFTH, via the coding sequence ATGACCATGTCAGAGTCGAAGAAGCGGGCGGCGGCCTCGCACCTGCCGACGACCGCCTACACGGGGATCAGCGACCGCACCCAGCTCAACCCCATCTTCGCCCGCCCGGGCGAGGACACCGATCTGCCGGTGGACCGCATCCCCGACAACGAATCGCTGCCGGAGACCGCCTACCAGATCGTCCACGACGAGTCGATGCTCGACGGCAACGCGCGGCTCAACCTGGCCACCTTCGTCGGGACCTGGATGGACGACCACGCCGCGCGGCTGTACTCGGAGTCGGCCGACAAGAACATGATCGACAAGGACGAGTACCCGCAGACCGCCGCGATCGAGACGCGCTGCTGGAAGATGATCGCCGGTCTGTGGAACGCGCCGGACCCCGAGAAGGCCATCGGCACCTCCACCATCGGCTCCTCCGAAGCGTGCATGCTCGGCGGCCTGGCGCTGAAGCGGCGCTGGCAGCAGGCCAGGAGGGCTGAGGGCAAGCCCACCGACAAGCCCAACCTCGTGCTCTCCAGCGCCGTCCAGGTGTGCTGGGAGAAGTTCTGCAACTACTGGGATGTCGAGGCCCGCTACGTGCCGATCAGCCTCGACCACAAAGTCCTCGACGGCTACGAGCTCGAGAAGTACGTCGACGAGAACACCATCGGCGTCGTCGCCATCATGGGCGTCACCTACACCGGGATGTACGAACCGGTCGCGCAGATCTCCGAGGCCCTCGACCGCATCCAGGCCGACACGGGACTCGACATCAAGATCCACGTGGATGGTGCCTCCGGCGGCATGATCGCGCCCTTCCTTCAGCCCGAGCTGTCGTGGGACTTCCGCGTCGACCGGGTCGTCTCGATCAGCACATCCGCACACAAGTACGGCCTGGTGTACCCGGGGCTCGGCTGGGTGGTCTGGCGCACCGTCGAGGATCTGCCGGCCGACCTCGTGTTCGACGTCACGTACCTCGGCGGCCACATGCCGACCTTCGCGCTGAACTTCTCGCGGCCGGGCGCCCAGGTGCTGCTGCAGTACTACCTGTTCCTGCGGCTCGGCTTCGACGGCTACTACCGCGTGCAGAAGGCGTCGCAGGATGTGGCGCTCTACCTCTCCGGGGAGATCGCCACGATGCCCGCGTTCGAGCTGTGGAACGACGGCTCCGACATCCCCGTCTTCGCGTGGCAGCTGAAGAAGGGCCACACCGAGAACTGGAACCTGTACCACCTCTCGGAGCGGCTGCGCCTGAAGGGATGGCTGATCCCCGCCTATCCGATGCCCGACGACCTCAGCGACCTGACCGTGCAGCGCATCGTCGTCCGCAACGGATTGAGCCGCAACCTGGCGGAGTCGCTGATCGGCGACATCCGCGAGGCCGTCGAGTACCTCGATCAGCTCGAGGGCCCGATGCCGACGGAGGGCCAGACGGCCTCCTTCACCCACTGA
- a CDS encoding META domain-containing protein has protein sequence MLRQRRMHRLTAVAAAVLLLAGCAGTPSGQAVVGRWGSTSAGQPNLDIQNDGTFAGSDGCNTLSGKGQIDGDEITFGPIAATLMACENVDTWLGKAATGNVSGDTMTVLDGSGSTIGTLKRSGA, from the coding sequence ATGCTGCGCCAGCGACGGATGCACCGCCTGACCGCGGTCGCGGCCGCGGTCCTGCTGCTCGCCGGCTGCGCCGGCACCCCGAGCGGCCAGGCGGTGGTGGGCCGATGGGGCTCCACCTCGGCGGGCCAGCCCAACCTCGACATCCAGAACGACGGCACCTTCGCCGGCTCCGACGGCTGCAACACCCTCTCGGGCAAGGGCCAGATCGACGGCGACGAGATCACCTTCGGGCCCATCGCCGCAACGCTCATGGCGTGCGAGAACGTCGACACCTGGCTGGGCAAGGCCGCGACAGGGAACGTCTCCGGCGACACGATGACCGTCCTCGACGGCAGCGGCTCCACCATCGGCACGCTCAAGCGCTCCGGCGCCTGA
- a CDS encoding esterase/lipase family protein has product MRRTLLRRAGVLALDWLYAGRHQLRAAFDRSTPDGLVAGEGHRAPVVLIPGIFETWRFLRPLAQHIHASGHPVHVVTALEDNRISVPQAAALVQRHLDDHDLTDVVIVAHSKGGLIAKYLMGMPDSGPRIRTTVAVATPFGGSSLARFIPVSSVRALMPSSPGVLRLALNRAVNAQIVSVWGWFDPHVPAGSRLEGARNIELDVGGHFRILARPELLAIVDEVLAPAD; this is encoded by the coding sequence ATGAGACGCACGCTGCTGCGCCGCGCCGGCGTACTCGCGCTGGACTGGCTCTACGCCGGGCGTCACCAGCTGCGCGCCGCGTTCGACCGCAGCACGCCCGACGGGCTCGTGGCCGGCGAGGGACACCGTGCGCCGGTGGTGCTCATCCCGGGCATCTTCGAGACGTGGCGCTTCCTCCGCCCGCTCGCCCAGCACATCCACGCCTCCGGCCACCCCGTGCACGTCGTCACCGCCCTCGAGGACAACCGCATCTCGGTGCCGCAGGCGGCGGCGCTCGTGCAGCGCCACCTCGACGATCACGACCTCACGGACGTCGTGATCGTCGCGCACAGCAAGGGCGGCCTGATCGCCAAGTACCTGATGGGGATGCCGGACTCCGGGCCGCGCATCCGCACCACCGTCGCCGTGGCCACACCGTTCGGCGGTTCGTCGCTCGCCCGATTCATCCCGGTCTCGAGCGTCCGGGCCCTCATGCCGTCGTCCCCCGGCGTGCTGAGGCTCGCGCTCAACCGGGCGGTGAACGCGCAGATCGTCTCCGTCTGGGGCTGGTTCGACCCGCACGTCCCCGCCGGCAGCCGGCTGGAGGGCGCCCGCAACATCGAGCTGGACGTCGGGGGCCACTTCCGCATCCTCGCCCGGCCCGAACTGCTCGCCATCGTCGACGAGGTGCTCGCCCCGGCCGACTGA
- a CDS encoding alpha/beta fold hydrolase codes for MIDDRPAPAPTAPRSVVTVDTGGDGPVFLLVHGIGVSSRYFERLVPALTGEGRVVAIDLPGFGKAKPFRPGHPLAMADFADSVAALLDDARIADAIVVGHSMGAQVAVCLAARRPDLVQTLALLDPVMAPQDRNPLRAGALLAFDTLREDRRANRIVVGDYLHCGLAWYLATLPAMLEYRIEEELEHAQVPTVVVRGARDPIARDHWVSELARRTGGEAARIPAAAHVVMHRAPWRTAALITRLVRVPR; via the coding sequence GTGATCGACGACCGCCCCGCCCCCGCTCCGACCGCGCCGCGCTCCGTCGTCACCGTCGACACCGGAGGCGATGGTCCCGTCTTCCTGCTGGTGCACGGGATCGGGGTCAGCTCGCGGTACTTCGAGCGGCTGGTGCCGGCGCTCACCGGGGAAGGGAGGGTCGTCGCCATCGACCTGCCGGGGTTCGGGAAGGCGAAGCCGTTCCGGCCGGGCCACCCGCTCGCCATGGCCGACTTCGCCGACTCCGTGGCGGCGCTGCTCGACGATGCCCGAATCGCGGACGCGATCGTGGTCGGCCATTCGATGGGGGCCCAGGTCGCGGTCTGCCTGGCCGCCCGCCGGCCCGACCTCGTCCAGACGCTCGCACTGCTCGATCCGGTGATGGCCCCGCAGGACCGCAATCCGCTGAGGGCCGGCGCCCTCCTCGCGTTCGACACCCTGCGGGAGGACCGCCGCGCCAACCGCATCGTCGTCGGCGACTACCTGCACTGCGGACTCGCCTGGTATCTCGCTACGCTGCCCGCCATGCTGGAGTACCGCATCGAGGAGGAGCTGGAGCACGCCCAGGTGCCGACCGTGGTCGTTCGCGGCGCGCGCGACCCGATCGCGCGCGACCACTGGGTCTCCGAGCTCGCACGACGCACCGGCGGGGAGGCCGCCCGCATCCCGGCGGCCGCCCACGTGGTGATGCACCGCGCCCCCTGGCGGACTGCCGCCCTGATCACCCGGCTCGTGCGGGTCCCTCGATGA
- a CDS encoding ChaB family protein has protein sequence MPASQELPSTLERSEKHAQALWSKAHDSAVEEYGEGERAHRTAFAALKNEYEKVGDHWERKAENGPSDRKAAGGRDTDAPTEEGVDAKASKTHLLDIAKRLDIRGRTRMSKDELVDEIKRANRRKTAASRKKG, from the coding sequence ATGCCCGCATCGCAGGAGCTGCCCTCCACCCTCGAGCGATCCGAGAAGCACGCCCAGGCACTCTGGTCGAAGGCGCACGACTCGGCGGTCGAGGAGTACGGGGAGGGCGAACGGGCCCACCGCACCGCCTTCGCCGCACTCAAGAACGAGTACGAGAAGGTCGGCGACCACTGGGAGCGCAAGGCCGAGAACGGGCCGTCCGACCGCAAGGCGGCCGGCGGCCGCGACACGGACGCGCCGACCGAGGAGGGGGTCGACGCGAAGGCGTCGAAGACCCACCTGCTCGACATCGCCAAGCGCCTCGACATCCGCGGCCGGACGCGCATGTCGAAGGACGAGCTGGTCGACGAGATCAAACGCGCCAACCGCCGCAAGACGGCGGCATCACGAAAGAAGGGCTAG
- a CDS encoding helix-turn-helix domain-containing protein, whose amino-acid sequence MADFSRLRSQTSDPAEADALVAAGGGRFAFASEPDAGFSFEVDQAIDASFSVARYEIGGEWESSGGFDDLVIATVVSGTYFWEIDGDRASGTRAPFLVRPGHDFSCSSENSEVVNIFLSPTTLQDVARTTFADDDLTVVFDSAQTRSARHSEYMLTAATVAAEYMESGTFRHPLVRASLFHTLSLAALSCFPLSTDPRERVQTPAAQLDSYRRAVRFIDDYASLPITVTDIAGASGATIAQLHAAFRTNAGTTAQGYLQQVRLSATHTELQVADPATVDLADLAGRWGFADLDRFARRYRETYGRHPAALQA is encoded by the coding sequence ATGGCTGACTTCTCACGGCTGCGCAGCCAGACCTCCGATCCGGCGGAGGCCGACGCGCTGGTCGCCGCGGGCGGCGGTCGTTTCGCCTTCGCGTCGGAGCCGGACGCCGGTTTCTCCTTCGAGGTGGACCAGGCCATCGACGCCTCCTTCTCCGTCGCCCGCTATGAGATCGGCGGCGAGTGGGAGAGCTCCGGGGGATTCGACGACCTCGTCATCGCCACCGTGGTCAGCGGCACGTACTTCTGGGAGATCGACGGCGACCGGGCCTCCGGAACGCGCGCGCCGTTCCTCGTGCGCCCCGGCCACGACTTCAGCTGCTCCTCCGAGAACAGCGAGGTCGTGAACATCTTCCTCTCGCCCACCACGCTGCAGGACGTCGCCAGGACCACCTTCGCCGACGACGACCTGACCGTCGTCTTCGACTCCGCCCAGACGCGGAGCGCCCGCCACTCCGAGTACATGCTCACCGCCGCGACCGTGGCCGCCGAGTACATGGAGTCGGGAACCTTTCGGCATCCGCTGGTGCGCGCCAGCCTGTTCCACACGCTCTCGCTGGCCGCCCTCAGCTGCTTCCCGCTGAGCACCGATCCCCGGGAGCGGGTGCAGACGCCTGCCGCGCAACTCGACTCCTATCGCCGCGCGGTGCGCTTCATCGACGACTACGCCTCCCTGCCCATCACGGTGACCGACATCGCCGGGGCGTCCGGCGCGACGATCGCGCAACTCCACGCCGCCTTCCGCACCAACGCGGGGACGACGGCCCAGGGCTACCTGCAGCAGGTGCGGCTGTCGGCGACGCACACCGAGCTCCAGGTGGCCGACCCCGCCACGGTCGACCTCGCCGACCTCGCCGGACGCTGGGGTTTCGCCGACCTCGACCGCTTCGCCCGCCGCTACCGCGAGACGTACGGCCGGCATCCCGCGGCCCTGCAGGCCTAG
- a CDS encoding glucose 1-dehydrogenase, with protein MPENQYTFDNPVDRYPAISPDEEQVPEPGLESDLSPRADLGEDSYVGTGRLTGRKAIVTGGDSGIGAAAAIAFAREGADVAIVYLPEEEEDAQRVAGLIRDAGRTAVTIPGDLKERAFSDEIVKRTLDELGGIDILVNNAGKQIAAESLTDIPDDQFDHTMKTNVYAMFWLTRAALPHLPAGATIINTTSIQAYQPGEQLVDYATTKAAINAFTKALAQQLAPKGIRVNAVAPGPIWTPLQVSKGQPAEAIPEFGQQTPLGRPGQPAELAPAYVFLASPESSYVIGETLSVTGGMPTP; from the coding sequence ATGCCAGAGAATCAGTACACCTTCGACAACCCCGTTGACCGCTACCCCGCCATCTCGCCCGACGAGGAACAGGTGCCGGAGCCCGGGCTCGAGAGCGACCTGAGCCCGCGCGCGGACCTGGGCGAGGACAGCTACGTCGGCACCGGCCGCCTCACCGGCCGCAAGGCCATCGTGACCGGAGGCGACTCCGGGATCGGCGCTGCCGCCGCCATCGCCTTCGCCCGCGAGGGCGCCGACGTGGCGATCGTGTACCTCCCGGAAGAGGAGGAGGACGCGCAGCGCGTCGCCGGCCTGATCCGCGACGCCGGCCGGACCGCCGTCACCATCCCCGGCGACCTCAAGGAGCGCGCGTTCAGCGACGAGATCGTGAAGCGGACGCTCGATGAGCTCGGCGGCATCGACATCCTCGTGAACAACGCCGGGAAGCAGATCGCGGCGGAGAGCCTCACGGACATCCCCGACGACCAGTTCGACCACACGATGAAGACCAACGTCTACGCGATGTTCTGGCTGACGCGCGCAGCACTTCCGCACCTGCCCGCGGGCGCGACGATCATCAACACCACGTCGATCCAGGCGTACCAGCCGGGCGAGCAGCTCGTCGACTACGCGACGACGAAGGCCGCGATCAACGCCTTCACGAAGGCCCTCGCGCAGCAGCTCGCGCCGAAGGGCATCCGCGTCAACGCGGTGGCGCCCGGACCGATCTGGACGCCGCTTCAGGTCAGCAAGGGACAGCCCGCCGAGGCGATCCCGGAGTTCGGCCAGCAGACGCCGCTCGGGCGCCCGGGACAGCCGGCCGAGCTGGCGCCCGCGTACGTCTTCCTCGCGTCGCCCGAGTCGAGCTATGTCATCGGCGAGACGCTCTCCGTCACGGGCGGCATGCCCACTCCGTGA
- a CDS encoding histone-like nucleoid-structuring protein Lsr2: MAKRVTYQLIDDLDQSVIPEGEGETIEFSLSGTPYVIDLSSEHAEQLRADFAKWIEAAGRNAAPGADAPPSADERRAIREWARANGVEVGARGQIPRDVVEAFRTGRPTAR, encoded by the coding sequence ATGGCGAAGCGAGTCACCTATCAGTTGATCGACGACCTCGATCAGTCCGTGATTCCGGAGGGCGAGGGTGAGACCATCGAGTTCTCCCTCTCGGGGACGCCGTACGTGATCGATCTGTCCTCCGAGCACGCCGAGCAGTTGCGCGCCGACTTCGCCAAATGGATCGAGGCGGCCGGCCGCAACGCCGCACCCGGTGCCGACGCCCCTCCCTCAGCCGACGAGCGCCGCGCGATCCGCGAGTGGGCGCGGGCGAACGGCGTCGAGGTGGGCGCGCGCGGTCAGATCCCGCGGGATGTCGTGGAGGCGTTCCGGACGGGGCGGCCGACCGCGCGCTGA
- a CDS encoding DUF6328 family protein — MTEYPEVWDAPEGEGQDADPGDGRDETAAQRADRNWNELLQEFRVFQTGTQILAAFLLTLPFQQRFQQLAPFDVVVYLVLVFLAVTVTLLALAPVALHRLLFRQKAKTELVGLGSKILIVCLAAASLLFTGIVLFIVDFLLAPPAGVIAAGCVFVVLIVIWVVLPLVIRAQRRAHVSGR; from the coding sequence ATGACGGAGTACCCCGAGGTGTGGGACGCGCCGGAGGGCGAGGGCCAGGACGCCGACCCGGGCGACGGTCGCGACGAGACGGCGGCCCAGCGCGCCGACCGCAACTGGAACGAACTGCTGCAGGAGTTCCGCGTCTTCCAGACCGGCACGCAGATCCTCGCCGCCTTCCTGCTGACGCTGCCGTTCCAGCAGCGCTTCCAGCAGCTGGCGCCGTTCGACGTCGTCGTCTACCTCGTGCTCGTCTTCCTCGCGGTGACCGTGACGCTCCTGGCACTCGCGCCGGTCGCCCTGCACCGTCTGCTCTTCCGGCAGAAGGCGAAGACCGAGCTGGTCGGTCTCGGCAGCAAGATCCTCATCGTGTGCCTGGCTGCGGCATCCCTGCTGTTCACGGGCATCGTGCTGTTCATCGTCGACTTCCTGCTCGCACCGCCCGCCGGGGTGATCGCGGCCGGCTGCGTCTTCGTCGTGCTGATCGTGATCTGGGTCGTGCTGCCCCTGGTGATCCGGGCTCAGCGGAGGGCGCACGTCAGCGGTCGCTGA
- a CDS encoding CDGSH iron-sulfur domain-containing protein, whose product MTAHEEQPVIVACPDGPLLVRGHIDLTTPDGTPIEQHRRTVALCRCGISTIKPFCDGSHKAAHFRTDH is encoded by the coding sequence ATGACCGCCCACGAGGAGCAGCCGGTGATCGTCGCATGCCCGGACGGTCCGCTGCTCGTGCGCGGGCACATCGATCTGACGACCCCCGACGGGACGCCCATCGAGCAGCACCGGCGCACGGTGGCGCTCTGTCGCTGCGGCATCTCGACGATCAAGCCGTTCTGCGACGGCAGCCACAAGGCGGCGCACTTCCGCACCGACCACTGA
- a CDS encoding iron-containing redox enzyme family protein, with protein MTPRITPRGPVSEALLDALKAEPSAASDDVVRFTGNAAAALAPHPDLLTDEDLQLTLFLLYGLHYGDTVDADDEWEWNPELLRTRRTIERVFESQLRRRIRVGELPAANADAVAAYLFELTSEDGGPSLSRFLAKKATEEQAVEFVIHRSIYTRKEADPHSWAIPRLSGRAKAALVEVQSDEYGAGRPDRIHAEIFGRTMRGLGLDDGYAAYVDNVPAITLASFTMMSMFGLNRSLRGAITGHLAAFEMTSSTPNRFYGNGFRRLGHDDDVTWYYDEHVEADAVHEQIAGRDLAGGLAEQHPELLPDIVFGAAACLYVDGLAAQHLLESFEAGRSSLRQPLAVAA; from the coding sequence ATGACACCACGCATCACCCCGCGGGGGCCGGTGAGCGAGGCGCTGCTGGACGCGCTGAAGGCCGAGCCCTCCGCCGCATCGGACGACGTCGTCCGGTTCACCGGGAACGCCGCCGCCGCGCTCGCACCGCACCCCGACCTGCTCACCGACGAGGACCTCCAGCTGACCCTCTTCCTGCTCTACGGGCTGCACTACGGCGACACCGTCGATGCCGACGACGAGTGGGAATGGAACCCGGAGCTGCTGCGCACCCGGCGCACCATCGAGCGGGTCTTCGAGAGCCAGCTGCGCCGTCGCATCCGGGTCGGCGAGCTGCCTGCGGCGAACGCGGACGCCGTCGCCGCGTACCTGTTCGAGCTGACCTCCGAGGACGGCGGCCCCAGTCTCTCGCGGTTCCTCGCCAAGAAGGCGACGGAGGAGCAGGCGGTGGAGTTCGTCATCCACCGCTCCATCTACACGCGCAAGGAGGCGGACCCGCACTCCTGGGCCATCCCGCGCCTCAGCGGCCGGGCGAAGGCCGCGCTGGTGGAGGTGCAGTCCGACGAGTACGGAGCCGGGCGACCCGACCGCATCCACGCGGAGATCTTCGGACGCACCATGCGCGGCCTCGGACTGGACGACGGCTACGCCGCCTACGTCGACAACGTTCCGGCGATCACCCTCGCGTCGTTCACGATGATGTCGATGTTCGGCCTCAACCGCAGCCTCCGCGGCGCGATCACAGGCCACCTCGCCGCGTTCGAGATGACCTCGTCCACCCCGAACCGCTTCTACGGCAACGGCTTCCGGCGGCTCGGCCACGACGACGACGTGACCTGGTACTACGACGAGCACGTCGAGGCGGATGCGGTGCACGAGCAGATCGCCGGACGCGACCTCGCGGGCGGGTTGGCGGAGCAGCATCCCGAGCTCCTGCCCGACATCGTCTTCGGCGCCGCGGCCTGCCTGTACGTGGACGGCCTGGCCGCGCAGCACCTGCTGGAGAGCTTCGAGGCGGGCCGCAGCTCGCTCCGTCAGCCGCTGGCGGTGGCCGCATGA
- a CDS encoding glycosyltransferase, translating to MRLDAEYVLPLRWTDDAGLAELVGYLTGVRDLIDVTVVDGSEPERFRAHAHALPPGVRHLPAEPWPGHNGKVAGVMTGLRTARHDRVVLADDDVRYDDGALRALVGMLDAADLVRPQNVFDPAPWHARWDTGRSLLNRALGHDYPGTLAVRRSLVLDAGGYDGDVLFENLELIRTVRAAGGRVIAADRIGVVRRPPELGHFLRQRVRQAYDDFAQPARLVAELAVLPLALASARRPRRLLAGVLAVVALAEVGRRRAGGRRLFPATASLWAPAWLAERAVCAWLAVGARVRGGVRYSDGRLRRAATPLRVVRRHMHRRAAQATT from the coding sequence ATGAGACTCGACGCCGAATACGTGCTGCCGCTCCGGTGGACGGATGATGCCGGGCTGGCCGAGCTGGTCGGGTATCTCACGGGGGTGCGCGACCTCATCGACGTCACGGTGGTCGACGGATCGGAGCCGGAGCGGTTCCGCGCGCACGCGCACGCGCTCCCCCCGGGCGTCCGCCACCTCCCCGCCGAGCCGTGGCCGGGGCACAACGGCAAGGTGGCCGGTGTGATGACGGGGCTCCGCACCGCACGGCACGACCGCGTCGTGCTGGCTGACGACGACGTCCGGTACGACGACGGCGCACTCCGCGCCCTCGTGGGGATGCTCGACGCCGCCGACCTGGTGCGTCCCCAGAACGTGTTCGACCCCGCGCCCTGGCACGCACGCTGGGACACCGGGCGCAGCCTCCTGAACCGCGCCTTGGGCCATGACTATCCCGGCACGCTCGCCGTCCGACGCTCGCTCGTCCTCGACGCGGGTGGGTACGACGGCGACGTGCTCTTCGAGAACCTCGAGCTCATCCGCACCGTCCGGGCGGCGGGAGGCCGGGTGATCGCGGCGGATCGGATCGGCGTGGTCCGGCGGCCGCCCGAGCTCGGCCACTTCCTGCGGCAGCGGGTGCGCCAGGCGTACGACGACTTCGCCCAGCCCGCGCGGCTGGTCGCGGAACTGGCCGTGCTGCCCCTCGCGCTCGCGTCCGCTCGGCGACCGCGGCGCCTGCTGGCCGGCGTGCTCGCCGTCGTTGCGCTCGCTGAGGTGGGGCGCCGCCGGGCCGGAGGCCGCCGTCTGTTCCCGGCGACCGCCTCTCTGTGGGCTCCGGCGTGGCTGGCGGAGCGCGCCGTCTGCGCGTGGCTCGCCGTGGGGGCGCGGGTGCGCGGCGGCGTCCGCTACTCGGACGGCCGGCTCCGGCGTGCTGCGACTCCGCTCCGGGTCGTCCGCCGCCACATGCACCGAAGGGCCGCTCAGGCAACCACTTGA